Proteins found in one Drosophila innubila isolate TH190305 chromosome X, UK_Dinn_1.0, whole genome shotgun sequence genomic segment:
- the LOC117793812 gene encoding casein kinase I, which translates to MEKMRLLKDNRSEIIIGGKYRVIRKIGSGSFGDIYLGMSIQTGEQVAIKMESASARHPQLLYEAKLYRILSGGVGFPRIRHHGKERNFNTLVMDLLGPSLEDLFNFCTRHFTIKTVLMLVDQMIGRLEYIHLKCFIHRDIKPDNFLMGIGRHCNKLFLIDFGLAKKFRDPHTRVHILYREDKNLTGTARYASINAHLGIEQSRRDDMESLGYVMMYFNRGVLPWQGMKANTKQQKYEKISEKKMSTPIEVLCKGSPAEFSMYLNYCRSLRFEEQPDYMYLRQLFRILFRTLNHQYDYIYDWTMLKQKTHQDQANPALLLEQLEPRNDRDKEKEKPTIKPLLTD; encoded by the exons ATGGAGAAGATGCGGCTGCTTAAGGACAACCGCTCCGAGATAATTATCGGCGGCAAATATCGGGTTATACGCAAGATCG GTAGCGGCTCCTTTGGCGACATTTATCTGGGAATGAGCATTCAGACCGGCGAGCAGGTGGCCATCAAGATGGAGAGCGCCAGTGCCCGTCATCCGCAGTTGTTGTACGAGGCGAAATTGTATCGCATATTGAGCGGTGGCGTTGGCTTTCCCCGGATCCGTCATCATGGCAAGGAGAGGAACTTTAATACGCTTGTTATGGATCTGTTGGGGCCATCGCTGGAGGatctattcaatttttgtacaCGTCACTTCACCATTAAGACGGTACTCATGCTGGTCGATCAGATGATCGGTCGCCTCGAGTATATACATTTGAAGTGCTTCATTCATCGTGATATTAAGCCGGATAATTTCCTAATGGGCATTGGGAGGCACTGTAATAAGCTGTTCTTGATTGATTTTGGTTTGGCCAAAAAGTTTCGGGATCCCCACACACGCGTCCACATCCTGTATCGCGAGGATAAGAACTTGACGGGCACGGCGCGCTATGCATCGATCAATGCCCATTTGGGTATCGAGCAATCGCGTCGTGATGACATGGAATCCCTTGGCTATGTGATGATGTATTTCAATAGGGGCGTACTACCCTGGCAGGGCATGAAGGCCAATACCAAGCAGCAGAAATATGAGAAAATCTCCGAGAAGAAAATGTCCACGCCCATTGAGGTGCTGTGCAAGGGCTCACCGGCCGAATTCTCCATGTACTTGAACTATTGTCGTAGCTTGCGCTTTGAGGAACAGCCCGACTACATGTACCTACGTCAATTGTTCCG caTTTTGTTCCGAACGCTGAATCATCAATATGATTATATCTATGACTGGACAATGCTGAAGCAGAAGACCCATCAGGATCAGGCGAATCCTGCTCTGCTCCTGGAACAGTTGGAGCCGCGCAACGATCGCGACAAGGAGAAAGAGAAACCGACCATCAAACCGCTGCTCACAGACTAA
- the LOC117793792 gene encoding DNA topoisomerase 3-beta — protein sequence MKNVLMVAEKPSLAASLASILSNGRCTVKRGNNGCSTHEWSGHFRHEGNVHFRMTSVCGHVMSLDFISKYTSWDKVDPVELFNCPTEKKECTPKQQMRTFLAHEARGCDYLVLWLDCDKEGENICFEVMDAVQHVIHNVYSHSVTYRAHFSAITDKDIKGAMETLGHPNENEAKSVDARQELDLRIGCAFTRFQTKFFQGRYGDLDSSLISYGPCQTPTLGFCVKRHDDIQLFKPETFWYLQLLAGQPECTLEWARGRVFKKDIAIMLLNRVKEHKEATVESVSSKESFKSKPQALNTVELMRICSSGLGIGPYQAMQLAERLYTQGYISYPRTETNQYPENFDLHATLRVLQPSSEFGDEARAIASDFQSPRKGKDAGDHPPITPMKLANRNDFDRDTWRVYDFICRHFMGTISRDLKYRTTTAKLRVGIESFSCTANVLIDAGFTKVMTWQAFGKDEPNPPFVQGTQVAINDVRLAESQTGPPDYLTEAELITLMEQHGIGTDASIPVHINNICQRNYVRIETGRKLIPTTLGIVLVHGYQKIDPELVLPTMRSEVERMLTLIAKGSADFNDVRRHAIKIFKLKFMYFVQNIASMDMLFESSFSPLAESGKAHSRCGKCRRYMKYIQTKPARLYCSHCDENYTLPNGNVKVYREFKCPLDDFGLLAFSTGVKGRSFPFCPYCYNHPPFRDMPKFGGCNTCTHPTCPHSLNTLGISSCVECETGVLVLDSTLSPTWKLGCNRCDVIINCFKGATKITVEDTKCSDCGAQLLNVVYKSDKSKFKDGSEEKSGCIFCSNDFSHLVEKHRAVASRQVRSGAPRGGAAGGAAGGGAAGGGAGNTRGGRHGGRPPKDKMAQLAAYFV from the exons ATGAAGAATGTATTGATGGTGGCGGAGAAGCCGTCGCTGGCTGCCTCATTAGCATCGATACTTTCCAATGGACGCTGCACAGTGAAGCGAg GTAACAATGGCTGCTCCACACACGAATGGTCTGGACACTTTCGGCATGAGGGAAATGTGCATTTTCGCATGACATCGGTGTGTGGACATGTGATGTCATTGGATTTCATTAGCAAATATACATCCTGGGACAAGGTGGATCCCGTAGAACTCTTCAATTGCCCCACGGAGAAAAAGGAATGCACACCGAAGCAACAAATGCGCACATTTTTGGCCCATGAAGCTCGTGGTTGCGATTATTTGGTGCTTTGGCTCGATTGCGATAAGGAGGGTGAAAATATCTGCTTTGAGGTGATGGATGCAGTGCAGCATGTTATCCATAATGTGTACAGTCACAGTGTCACATACCGGGCACACTTCTCGGCCATTACGGACAAGGACATCAAGGGTGCTATGGAAACACTGGGACATCCCAATGAGAACGAGGCGAAATCGGTGGATGCTCGACAGGAATTGGATTTGCGCATCGGTTGTGCATTCACACGATTCCAGACCAAATTCTTTCAGGGACGCTACGGTGATTTGGACTCCTCATTAATCTCATATGGACCATGTCAAACGCCAACACTTGGTTTCTGTGTCAAGCGTCACGAtgatattcaattatttaagcCCGAAACATTTTGGTATCTCCAGCTGTTGGCCGGACAGCCGGAGTGTACGCTGGAGTGGGCACGTGGACGTGTCTTCAAAAAGGACATTGCCATCATGCTCCTGAATCGCGTCAAGGAACACAAGGAGGCCAC CGTGGAAAGTGTGAGCAGCAAGGAATCGTTCAAGAGTAAACCTCAGGCACTCAACACGGTTGAATTGATGCGAATTTGCAGCTCCGGTCTGGGAATTGGACCCTATCAGGCGATGCAATTGGCGGAGCGTCTATATACGCAGGGCTATATCAGTTATCCGCGCACAGAGACCAATCAATATCCGGAGAACTTTGATCTGCATGCCACGTTGCGTGTGTTGCAGCCCTCCAGTGAATTTGGCGATGAGGCGCGTGCAATTGCCAGTGACTTTCAATCGCCGCGAAAGGGCAAAGATGCCGGAGATCATCCGCCGATCACACCAATGAAATTGGCAAATCGCAATGATTTTGATCGTGACACATGGCGTGTCTACGATTTCATATGTCGCCATTTTATGGGCACAATATCGAGAGATTTGAAATATCGCACGACAACAGCGAAACTGCGTGTTGGCATCGAAAGTTTCTCGTGTACGGCGAATGTGTTGATCGATGCGGGATTTACCAAGGTGATGACATGGCAGGCATTTGGCAAGGATGAACCCAATCCGCCATTTGTTCAAGGCACCCAAGTGGCCATCAATGATGTCCGTTTGGCTGAGAGTCAGACTGGTCCGCCCGATTATCTAACCGAAGCCGAATTGATAACGCTGATGGAGCAACATGGCATTGGCACCGACGCCTCCATACCCGTCCACATCAATAACATTTGTCAGCGCAATTATGTGCGCATTGAAACGGGTCGCAAACTGATACCCACCACATTGGGCATTGTTTTGGTGCATGGCTATCAGAAGATCGATCCGGAACTGGTTTTGCCCACCATGCGATCGGAGGTGGAACGCATGCTGACACTCATTGCCAAGGGATCGGCGGATTTCAATGATGTTCGACGACATGCCATCAAAATCTTTAAACTCAAATTCATGTATTTCGTTCAGAACATTGCCAGCATGGATATGCTCTTTGAATCATCCTTCTCTCCACTTGCCGAGTCGGGGAAGGCGCATTCGCGGTGTGGCAAGTGTCGACGTTACATGAAGTATATACAG ACGAAACCCGCCCGTTTGTATTGCTCGCACTGCGATGAGAATTATACGTTGCCCAATGGAAATGTCAAGGTTTATCGTGAGTTCAAATGTCCGTTGGATGACTTTGGACTGTTGGCCTTCTCGACGGGGGTGAAGGGACGCTCGTTTCCCTTTTGTCCGTACTGTTACAATCATCCGCCGTTTAGGGATATGCCCAAGTTTGGCGGTTGCAACACCTGCACACATCCCACCTGCCCCCATTCCCTTAACACGCTGGGCATTTCCAGTTGTGTGGAATGCGAGACGGGAGTTCTGGTTTTGGACAGCACATTGTCGCCCACCTGGAAATTGGGCTGTAATCGTTGTGACGTCATCATTAACTGCTTCAAGGGTGCCACCAAAATAACTGTCGAAG ATACCAAATGCAGCGATTGTGGTGCTCAGCTGCTGAATGTGGTGTACAAATCGGACAAGTCCAAGTTTAAGGATGGCAGCGAGGAGAAAAGTGGTTGTATTTTCTGTTCCAATGATTTTTCGCATCTGGTGGAGAAACATCGAGCGGTCGCCTCCCGTCAAGTGCGCAGTGGTGCGCCACGTGGTGGTGCAGCTGGCGGTGCTGCTGGTGGCGGTGCTGCCGGCGGTGGTGCTGGCAATACACGTGGTGGTCGTCATGGCGGCCGTCCGCCCAAGGATAAAATGGCACAGTTGGCGGCATATTTCGTTTGA